A genomic segment from Marinobacter subterrani encodes:
- a CDS encoding Mrp/NBP35 family ATP-binding protein: MVEYTEVGKKPNLIGTDAPRPQDKNPRGVDRIIAIASGKGGVGKSTVSSNLAVAMASKGLKVGLLDADVYGPSQPRMLGVSGRPSSPDGNTILPLRNHGVTLMSLGLMAPEDEAIVWRGPMLMGALQQMMNQVEWGRLDVLLVDLPPGTGDVQMTLSQKFFVAGAVVVSTPQDIALTDARKGIDMFKRMDVPLFGLIENMASFVCDGCGKEHHPFGHGGARAEAEKLGAPFLGEIPLDLDIRIGSDGGVPIVVSKPDSPQSKAFQRIADEIIASDVYARAVQ, translated from the coding sequence ATGGTTGAGTACACCGAAGTAGGAAAGAAGCCGAACCTGATTGGCACCGATGCCCCCCGGCCTCAGGACAAGAACCCCAGGGGCGTTGATCGCATCATCGCCATCGCCTCGGGCAAGGGCGGTGTGGGCAAGTCCACCGTGTCGTCCAATCTGGCCGTTGCGATGGCCTCGAAAGGGCTCAAGGTCGGCCTGCTGGACGCCGATGTGTATGGCCCGAGCCAGCCCCGCATGCTGGGTGTTTCCGGTCGTCCGTCCAGCCCGGACGGAAATACCATCCTGCCTCTGAGGAATCACGGCGTAACGCTGATGTCCCTGGGCCTGATGGCGCCTGAGGATGAAGCAATCGTGTGGCGTGGGCCCATGCTGATGGGCGCCCTGCAGCAGATGATGAACCAGGTAGAGTGGGGCCGGCTGGATGTGCTGTTGGTGGATCTGCCACCAGGCACCGGCGATGTCCAGATGACCCTCAGCCAGAAATTCTTTGTAGCAGGCGCGGTGGTGGTTTCCACGCCCCAGGACATTGCCCTGACGGACGCGCGCAAAGGCATCGACATGTTCAAGCGAATGGACGTGCCGCTGTTCGGCCTGATTGAAAACATGGCGTCGTTTGTCTGCGACGGCTGTGGCAAGGAACATCATCCGTTCGGACACGGCGGCGCCCGGGCCGAGGCCGAAAAACTCGGCGCGCCCTTCCTGGGTGAGATCCCGCTGGACCTGGATATCCGGATTGGTTCCGACGGCGGCGTCCCGATTGTGGTGTCAAAGCCGGATAGCCCGCAGTCAAAGGCGTTCCAGCGCATTGCCGATGAAATCATTGCCTCTGACGTTTACGCCCGGGCTGTCCAATGA
- a CDS encoding biotin/lipoate--protein ligase family protein — MIESPQFPPLLTGEVVPRHTDPFDKAVSRAIAGVDSGTIFYAEADDTLRAALVLAPETPLEEAIQAVYVVQIGLAESLGALAPPEVPIHFEWPDRIKVNGALCGAVRFAADVSDPKAHPNWLVIGIEVPFIPMTDQPGENPNETCLYEEGCIDITPIALLESWSKHTLLWLTYFMDSGFERIHNEWRPRCDTLGKAIDYPRRGLFVGLDEKGRMLLRQDVMTETVSLIEFAEHV; from the coding sequence ATGATCGAGTCACCTCAGTTCCCGCCGCTACTCACGGGCGAAGTGGTGCCGAGGCACACGGACCCGTTCGATAAAGCGGTCAGCCGGGCCATCGCGGGCGTTGACTCAGGCACGATCTTTTACGCCGAAGCGGATGACACCCTGCGCGCGGCTCTGGTGCTGGCGCCGGAAACGCCCCTGGAGGAGGCGATTCAGGCGGTCTACGTCGTTCAGATTGGCCTGGCCGAAAGTCTGGGCGCATTGGCCCCGCCGGAAGTGCCGATACACTTTGAATGGCCCGATCGCATCAAGGTCAACGGGGCGCTGTGTGGCGCGGTTCGCTTTGCCGCCGATGTGTCCGACCCCAAGGCGCATCCCAACTGGCTGGTCATTGGTATTGAAGTGCCTTTCATTCCGATGACGGACCAGCCGGGAGAAAATCCCAACGAAACCTGTCTGTACGAGGAAGGGTGTATCGATATCACGCCCATCGCCCTGCTGGAGAGCTGGTCCAAACATACCTTGCTGTGGCTGACTTACTTCATGGACAGCGGCTTTGAACGGATCCACAACGAGTGGCGGCCGCGCTGCGACACCCTGGGTAAAGCGATTGACTATCCCCGGCGGGGCCTGTTTGTCGGTTTGGATGAAAAAGGTCGAATGCTGTTGCGTCAGGACGTGATGACTGAAACGGTGAGTTTGATCGAATTTGCGGAGCACGTATGA
- a CDS encoding DUF6505 family protein, whose amino-acid sequence MKLARTLQLDISDENVFEKPAPSGEWAISGGFEFSNWTEADLKGKARQAFSNGWYSIESGGRASFVGVCNITEPELEQVRRTLAQTFVDHYGAPDIDAAYPVACEEIDQMRNMCEDFEDNTLLMVSRTLTELGVEETYRSRGPQDASLEAFAVHGSVD is encoded by the coding sequence ATGAAACTGGCCAGAACCCTGCAGCTGGACATATCCGATGAGAACGTATTTGAAAAGCCAGCGCCCAGCGGCGAGTGGGCGATCTCCGGTGGCTTCGAGTTTTCCAACTGGACCGAAGCCGACCTGAAGGGAAAAGCCCGCCAGGCGTTCAGTAACGGCTGGTACAGTATTGAATCTGGCGGGCGTGCCAGTTTCGTGGGTGTGTGTAACATCACGGAACCGGAACTGGAGCAGGTGCGCAGGACCCTGGCGCAGACGTTTGTTGACCATTACGGCGCGCCGGATATCGATGCGGCCTACCCGGTTGCCTGTGAAGAAATCGATCAGATGCGCAACATGTGCGAGGACTTCGAGGACAACACCCTTCTGATGGTCAGCCGTACGCTGACCGAGCTGGGTGTTGAGGAAACCTACCGGTCCCGGGGGCCTCAGGATGCCTCACTGGAGGCCTTTGCGGTTCATGGCAGCGTTGACTGA
- a CDS encoding molybdopterin-binding protein — translation MKPLRNDCFALPPGVNWTPVEEALERLRSRLHPVVGIDRNIPLAQLNGRILASDVHAPRAHPPSNNSAVDGYAFAGPLTEVPCTLPLVEGRSAAGEPYTGRVPAGHAIRILTGAVIPAGVDTVVLEEDCEVIDGQLHLNGTLKAGANLRKAGEDIQAQDRILTAATRLTPTQISVLASVGIGAVDVYQRLRVGVLSTGDEVKPVGAPVTDWQIYDANRPMLSALITQLGYELVDLGHVLDRADDVKAALERGAEQCDLILTSGGVSAGDEDHVSKTLKAHGEISNWRIAIKPGRPLALAMFQGTPVVGLPGNPVAAWVCALRFGAPAMALLAGGEWFEPQAYLVPADFTKNKKPGRSEMLRARVRDGKVEVFGSEGSGRVTGLAWSEGLVELDESAREIEPGTAVRFIPYGSFGL, via the coding sequence ATGAAACCGCTTCGTAACGACTGTTTTGCCCTGCCCCCCGGAGTGAACTGGACGCCGGTGGAGGAGGCGCTTGAGCGGTTGCGTTCACGCCTGCATCCAGTAGTCGGTATCGATCGCAATATTCCGCTTGCTCAGCTCAACGGGCGGATACTGGCGAGCGATGTCCATGCGCCTCGCGCCCACCCTCCCAGCAACAATTCAGCGGTCGACGGCTATGCCTTTGCCGGGCCTTTAACCGAGGTGCCCTGCACCCTGCCCCTGGTTGAAGGCCGCAGTGCCGCCGGCGAACCCTACACGGGGCGTGTGCCCGCGGGCCATGCTATCCGGATACTGACCGGGGCGGTCATACCGGCGGGCGTTGATACGGTGGTGCTGGAAGAGGACTGCGAGGTCATCGACGGGCAGCTCCACCTGAACGGCACGTTAAAAGCCGGCGCCAATCTGCGTAAGGCCGGAGAGGACATCCAGGCACAGGACCGGATCCTCACGGCGGCAACCCGGCTGACCCCTACCCAGATTTCGGTGCTTGCCAGTGTCGGAATCGGGGCCGTGGATGTTTATCAGCGGCTGCGCGTCGGTGTTCTGTCGACCGGTGATGAAGTGAAGCCGGTCGGCGCACCGGTCACCGATTGGCAGATTTACGATGCCAACCGGCCGATGCTGAGTGCCCTGATAACACAGCTCGGCTATGAGCTGGTGGACCTGGGCCATGTGCTGGACCGGGCGGACGACGTCAAGGCAGCCCTGGAGCGCGGTGCGGAACAATGCGACCTGATCCTGACCAGCGGCGGGGTTTCTGCCGGCGACGAGGATCACGTCTCGAAGACCCTGAAGGCTCACGGGGAAATCAGCAACTGGCGCATCGCGATCAAACCGGGCCGGCCTCTTGCCCTCGCCATGTTTCAGGGCACGCCGGTCGTGGGCCTGCCGGGCAACCCGGTGGCCGCCTGGGTGTGCGCGCTGAGGTTTGGCGCTCCGGCGATGGCGCTGTTGGCTGGCGGTGAATGGTTCGAACCCCAGGCTTATCTCGTGCCGGCTGACTTTACGAAAAACAAGAAGCCGGGACGCAGCGAAATGTTGCGGGCCCGGGTTCGGGATGGGAAAGTTGAGGTATTCGGCTCCGAAGGTTCCGGCCGGGTCACCGGCCTGGCCTGGTCCGAGGGCCTGGTGGAACTGGATGAGAGCGCCCGGGAAATCGAGCCGGGAACCGCCGTCCGTTTCATTCCCTATGGCAGCTTCGGACTGTAA
- the mobB gene encoding molybdopterin-guanine dinucleotide biosynthesis protein B, producing the protein MNVIGIVGWKNCGKTTLASALIREMTSRGLTVNSVKHAHHMVDVDQPGTDSYKHRDAGAREVILAGGQRFAIMHELRGAKEPTLDELLGRLGPCDWVVVEGFKTHSHPKIEVHRRESSRMPLYSEDPSIIAVAADYAAEFSGPVFDINDVAGIADFILNADQPGRRAP; encoded by the coding sequence GTGAACGTTATTGGCATTGTCGGCTGGAAAAACTGCGGAAAAACCACTCTGGCGAGCGCCCTGATTCGTGAGATGACCAGCCGGGGTTTAACCGTCAACTCGGTCAAGCACGCCCACCACATGGTGGATGTGGATCAGCCCGGCACCGACAGCTACAAACATCGGGATGCCGGAGCCCGGGAAGTCATCCTCGCCGGCGGCCAGCGTTTTGCCATCATGCACGAGCTCCGGGGTGCGAAAGAGCCGACGCTGGATGAATTGCTCGGCCGGTTAGGCCCCTGCGATTGGGTCGTGGTCGAGGGGTTCAAGACCCATTCACACCCCAAAATCGAAGTGCACCGGCGGGAAAGCTCGCGCATGCCGCTGTATTCGGAAGACCCCAGCATCATTGCCGTCGCCGCAGACTATGCAGCGGAATTTTCGGGGCCGGTTTTCGATATCAACGATGTAGCCGGAATCGCTGACTTTATTCTGAACGCTGACCAACCAGGAAGACGAGCGCCATGA
- the mobA gene encoding molybdenum cofactor guanylyltransferase MobA encodes MTECAVILAGGQASRMGGGDKGRLMLGDQSLIERVIARITPQVDAVVLNANGDPSRFDDLGLPVVADSVGDFPGPLAGILAGMDWAAEQGHEWLISVAADTPSFPRNLVERLSQYNTPVVLAATPDPERGRIPQPTFGRWQVALRHELRAALNDGVRKIRQWTQAQGETLVIFAEDDFFNINTPEDLAWAEQNLK; translated from the coding sequence ATGACTGAGTGCGCTGTCATTCTGGCGGGTGGCCAGGCAAGCCGCATGGGCGGAGGCGATAAAGGGCGATTGATGCTGGGCGACCAGTCACTGATTGAACGGGTTATCGCCCGGATCACGCCGCAAGTTGACGCCGTGGTGCTGAACGCCAATGGCGATCCGAGCCGCTTTGATGACCTTGGTTTGCCCGTGGTGGCAGATTCTGTCGGAGATTTTCCCGGCCCGCTGGCCGGTATACTCGCGGGCATGGACTGGGCCGCCGAGCAGGGGCATGAGTGGCTGATCAGTGTCGCTGCCGACACTCCGTCGTTCCCTCGGAACCTGGTCGAACGACTGTCGCAATACAATACCCCGGTGGTGTTGGCGGCGACGCCGGATCCGGAGCGTGGCCGGATACCACAGCCCACGTTTGGCCGTTGGCAGGTTGCCTTGCGGCACGAGCTGAGAGCCGCGCTGAACGATGGCGTTCGAAAGATTCGCCAGTGGACCCAGGCCCAGGGAGAGACACTGGTGATTTTTGCGGAGGACGACTTTTTCAACATCAACACGCCGGAAGACCTGGCCTGGGCGGAGCAAAATCTCAAGTGA
- a CDS encoding formate dehydrogenase accessory sulfurtransferase FdhD — protein sequence MAVTTMAIDPLLPDPKDPRLSRTVEGIDETGQPKSISVIEERPLTIYLNSQEIVTAMTIGDHPEYLALGFLLNQGMLKPTDEVTRIDYDEELEVAVVRTAGVTDVEAKLEKKTRTSGCAVGTVFGDMMAGLEGLSLPDTPVHTSTFYDLSYQINHTPSLYMETGAIHGTALCQGREILAYMEDVGRHNAVDKIAGWMHLNAIPAADKVLYTTGRLTSEMVIKTSLMGIPTLISRSGFTAWGVDIAQQVGLTLIGRMRGKKFTCLSGQHRLVFDQDLSQVPDEDRKMRRKGAEHD from the coding sequence ATGGCGGTAACAACAATGGCGATCGACCCCCTGCTTCCCGACCCCAAGGACCCCCGCCTGTCTCGCACAGTCGAGGGCATTGATGAAACCGGCCAGCCGAAATCGATCAGCGTGATTGAAGAGCGCCCCCTGACCATCTACCTGAACAGCCAGGAGATCGTGACGGCCATGACCATCGGGGACCACCCGGAGTATCTGGCACTCGGCTTTCTCCTGAACCAGGGCATGCTGAAGCCGACCGACGAGGTCACCAGAATCGATTACGATGAAGAACTGGAAGTCGCGGTGGTCCGTACCGCCGGTGTTACCGATGTCGAGGCCAAGCTGGAGAAGAAAACCCGGACCTCCGGCTGCGCCGTGGGCACCGTATTTGGTGACATGATGGCGGGGCTGGAAGGTCTGTCGCTGCCGGATACGCCGGTCCACACCAGCACCTTTTACGACCTGTCCTACCAGATCAACCACACGCCCAGCCTGTACATGGAAACCGGCGCCATTCATGGTACTGCCCTGTGCCAGGGCCGCGAAATCCTGGCCTACATGGAAGATGTCGGGCGCCACAACGCAGTCGACAAGATTGCAGGCTGGATGCACTTGAATGCCATCCCGGCGGCCGATAAGGTTCTTTACACCACGGGGCGACTGACCTCTGAAATGGTGATCAAAACGTCCCTCATGGGGATCCCGACCCTGATCAGCCGGTCGGGCTTTACCGCCTGGGGTGTCGATATTGCCCAGCAGGTCGGGTTAACACTGATCGGGCGGATGCGAGGCAAGAAATTCACCTGCCTCAGCGGCCAGCACCGACTGGTGTTTGACCAGGACCTGTCGCAGGTGCCCGATGAAGACAGGAAAATGCGGCGAAAAGGGGCCGAGCATGACTGA
- a CDS encoding substrate-binding domain-containing protein, which yields MNKTLNLLLAGVTSLGLAFSAHAEDYITLASTTSTENSGLFDSILPKFKADTGIDVRVVAVGTGQAFEIARRGDADSLLVHDTAGEKRFVENGYASERADVMYNDFVLIGPADDPANISEADSAAEAFAAIAKAEAPFASRGDDSGTNRAELRLWKSAGIEPSGDWYRELGSGMGATLNTAAAMDAYVMSDRATWVAFKNPQNLELLYSGDKAMFNQYGSLLLSEEKHPDLKHDLARQWHNWLISKDGQQAIADFKVDGQQLFFPNGK from the coding sequence ATGAATAAGACGCTCAACCTGTTACTTGCGGGCGTAACCAGCCTCGGCCTGGCCTTCAGCGCTCACGCTGAGGACTACATAACCCTGGCTTCGACAACCTCCACGGAAAACTCGGGACTGTTCGATTCTATCCTGCCCAAGTTCAAAGCAGACACCGGCATTGACGTTCGGGTAGTGGCCGTGGGCACCGGCCAGGCTTTTGAAATCGCCCGCCGCGGCGATGCCGACAGCCTGCTGGTGCACGACACCGCCGGCGAAAAGCGCTTTGTCGAAAACGGCTACGCCAGCGAGCGGGCCGATGTGATGTACAACGACTTCGTACTGATTGGCCCTGCCGATGACCCCGCCAACATCAGTGAGGCAGACAGCGCCGCAGAAGCTTTCGCGGCGATTGCCAAGGCAGAAGCGCCATTCGCCTCGCGGGGCGATGATAGCGGCACCAATCGTGCCGAGCTGCGCCTCTGGAAAAGCGCCGGCATTGAACCCAGCGGCGACTGGTACCGGGAACTGGGCAGCGGCATGGGCGCTACGCTCAACACCGCGGCGGCCATGGATGCCTACGTAATGTCGGATCGCGCCACCTGGGTGGCCTTTAAAAATCCTCAGAACCTGGAACTGCTCTATTCCGGCGACAAGGCCATGTTCAATCAGTACGGCAGCCTGTTGCTCTCTGAAGAGAAACATCCCGACCTCAAACATGATCTGGCCAGGCAATGGCACAACTGGCTGATTTCCAAGGATGGCCAACAGGCAATTGCCGACTTCAAGGTTGATGGACAACAGCTGTTTTTCCCGAATGGTAAATAG
- a CDS encoding ATP-binding cassette domain-containing protein — protein sequence MTSMNAPLLASSALLSPPALGFDGVAYSHEERLLLGPCSFTLDGIGPTLVMGPNGAGKSLLLRLAHGLLFPTEGRVTWSSDQKPRQAMVFQQPVLLRRSAVANLIHALAVNNVPRRKRAKLAFDSLERFGLTACAKTPARVLSGGQQQRLALARAWVLSPQVLFLDEPTSALDPAAIKAVEAAVREFHQRGTRIVMTTHDIHQARRLAGDVLFLSGGKVREHTPADVFFDAPVSPEAQAFITGELVE from the coding sequence ATGACTTCGATGAATGCGCCGCTACTCGCCTCGTCCGCCCTTCTTTCGCCACCGGCGCTGGGTTTTGATGGCGTGGCCTACAGCCACGAGGAGCGGTTACTGCTGGGACCTTGCTCATTCACTCTGGATGGCATCGGCCCCACGCTGGTGATGGGGCCTAACGGGGCAGGCAAAAGCCTGCTGCTCCGGCTGGCCCATGGTTTGCTCTTCCCTACGGAGGGACGGGTAACCTGGTCAAGCGACCAGAAACCCCGCCAGGCGATGGTATTCCAGCAGCCGGTGCTTTTGCGCCGCTCGGCCGTGGCCAATCTCATCCACGCACTGGCGGTGAATAACGTCCCGCGCCGGAAACGTGCGAAGCTCGCGTTTGATTCGCTCGAGCGCTTTGGCCTGACCGCCTGCGCCAAAACGCCTGCTCGCGTACTGTCCGGTGGCCAGCAACAGCGCCTGGCCCTGGCGCGCGCCTGGGTGCTGTCTCCGCAGGTGCTGTTTCTGGATGAACCGACCTCCGCGCTCGACCCGGCGGCCATTAAAGCCGTGGAGGCTGCGGTGCGGGAGTTTCATCAGCGCGGAACGCGCATCGTAATGACCACCCACGATATCCATCAGGCCAGGCGTCTGGCCGGCGATGTGCTTTTTTTATCCGGGGGAAAGGTCCGCGAACATACCCCTGCTGACGTGTTTTTTGACGCGCCCGTCTCGCCAGAGGCGCAGGCGTTTATTACTGGAGAACTGGTCGAATAG
- a CDS encoding ABC transporter permease yields the protein MENNAFYVALSLLLNFDAPLYQIVALSLQVSLFAVLIAAVLGFPLGAAVALWRFRGRGGVIVLLNALMGLPPVVAGLVVYLLLSRAGPLGEWGLLFTPGAMVIAQVVLVLPILAALSRQKVEEMLDEYRDQFVSLGMSRARMMPTLLWDARFALLTVLLAGFGRASAEVGAVMMVGGNIAGVTRVMTTSIVLETGKGNLPLALGLGIVLLTLVMLINAGAYLVGEFSRRRTG from the coding sequence GTGGAAAATAATGCGTTTTATGTTGCGCTGTCGCTACTTTTGAATTTCGACGCCCCGCTCTATCAGATCGTGGCGCTTTCGCTTCAGGTTTCGCTTTTCGCGGTCCTGATCGCAGCGGTGCTGGGATTTCCACTTGGCGCTGCCGTGGCGCTCTGGCGCTTCCGCGGACGCGGCGGAGTGATTGTGTTACTTAATGCGCTGATGGGTCTGCCCCCGGTGGTGGCCGGGCTCGTGGTGTATTTACTGCTCTCTCGTGCCGGCCCACTGGGTGAATGGGGGCTGCTGTTCACGCCGGGTGCCATGGTCATCGCACAGGTGGTACTGGTGCTTCCAATTCTGGCCGCACTCTCGCGTCAGAAAGTCGAAGAAATGCTGGATGAATACCGGGATCAGTTCGTCTCACTGGGCATGTCACGGGCGCGCATGATGCCCACCTTGTTGTGGGACGCGCGATTTGCCCTGTTAACCGTTCTGCTTGCCGGCTTTGGCCGTGCCAGTGCCGAAGTGGGCGCTGTGATGATGGTGGGCGGCAATATTGCGGGTGTCACACGGGTAATGACAACCTCCATCGTACTGGAAACCGGCAAGGGCAACCTGCCCCTGGCTCTGGGGCTTGGCATTGTGCTACTGACGCTGGTAATGCTGATTAACGCCGGCGCGTACCTGGTGGGCGAATTTAGCAGGAGGCGAACAGGATGA
- a CDS encoding helix-turn-helix transcriptional regulator, whose product MPLPAYLTTAEAAEYLRLKERKVYDLVSQGVIPCVRVTGKLLFPRQRIDLWLMNHLEGDDAVSAPIPPVLAGSQDPLLEWAVKESSAELALLCQGSGDGVQRLVDGRAMLAGMHIWHAEIQRYNDPATLGLNGMRDLVLIRWAKRQQGLLLAADNPRGLTRLEDIARSGIRVAHRQPDAGVSHLLQSLLARHRIDATQLAWAAHPSLSEDDLALAIRQGEADVGVGIEAAARRQGLAFIPLQQEYFDLAMRRRHYFEPAIQRLLAFAGSERFVQRAQALGGYDISDLGKVIYNA is encoded by the coding sequence ATGCCCCTTCCCGCTTACCTCACCACAGCCGAAGCTGCCGAGTATCTGCGCCTGAAAGAGCGCAAGGTGTACGATCTGGTTAGCCAGGGGGTTATTCCCTGCGTTCGGGTAACGGGAAAGCTGTTGTTTCCGCGCCAGCGTATAGACCTGTGGTTGATGAACCATCTGGAGGGTGACGATGCCGTCAGCGCCCCGATACCGCCGGTTCTGGCCGGCAGCCAGGATCCGCTGTTGGAGTGGGCGGTGAAGGAGAGCAGTGCCGAGCTGGCTTTGCTGTGTCAGGGAAGCGGCGATGGCGTTCAGAGGCTGGTGGACGGACGCGCGATGCTCGCCGGCATGCACATCTGGCATGCCGAAATTCAGCGTTACAATGATCCGGCCACCCTGGGATTGAACGGGATGCGCGATCTGGTGCTGATTCGGTGGGCAAAACGCCAGCAGGGTCTTTTATTGGCAGCCGATAATCCCCGAGGGCTTACCCGACTGGAAGATATCGCAAGATCCGGCATACGTGTCGCGCATCGCCAGCCTGATGCCGGAGTCAGCCATTTGTTGCAGAGTCTGCTGGCTCGCCACCGTATTGACGCCACGCAACTCGCCTGGGCCGCCCACCCGTCACTCAGCGAGGACGATCTCGCGTTGGCCATTCGCCAGGGCGAAGCGGATGTGGGCGTGGGAATTGAAGCCGCAGCGCGGCGTCAGGGCCTGGCTTTTATTCCTTTGCAGCAGGAATATTTTGATCTGGCCATGCGCCGGCGTCATTACTTTGAGCCGGCCATCCAGCGGCTGCTGGCGTTTGCCGGCAGCGAGCGATTTGTCCAGCGTGCCCAGGCGCTCGGCGGTTATGACATCAGTGATCTGGGCAAAGTCATCTATAATGCTTGA
- a CDS encoding putative sulfate/molybdate transporter, translated as MFSVQSNLVRDASGALGDLGTLIPLGLGAIGLAGLAPIPVLVGFAVFYIATGLYYRLPVPVQPMKAVAALLLTTQLSSQSLVAGGVLIGAILLVLGLTGWINGAARLIPRSVLSGLQLGLGMMLAYMSFGLMATSLPLGIVTLAIVGITLKLCPNWPVALIGLIGAVVLGTLLGAPGLMLPLADPVAFTLPELPGIGDWQQAVPTLVLPQLALTLTNAIVLTTLVVGDYFGEQSHRVTPARLSVSTGLANLFLVPLGALPMCHGAGGVAAHHRFGARTGLAPVLLGTGLLMIAIIPGGLSVIAAIPMAGLGALLFVAAAELGLSRRLWAAKPSCWPVIGITALVTVWVDPFFGLLAGVASETFRAAWLRGQEVA; from the coding sequence ATGTTTTCAGTACAAAGCAACCTGGTGAGGGATGCCAGTGGAGCGCTGGGTGACCTTGGCACCCTGATCCCGCTGGGTCTCGGTGCTATTGGGCTGGCCGGCCTGGCCCCGATACCGGTACTGGTGGGGTTTGCCGTCTTCTACATAGCAACGGGGCTGTATTACCGCCTGCCGGTTCCGGTCCAGCCCATGAAAGCGGTTGCTGCGTTGTTGCTGACCACACAGTTGAGCTCCCAGAGTCTGGTCGCCGGTGGCGTGCTGATCGGGGCGATTCTTCTCGTTCTGGGGCTGACGGGGTGGATTAACGGGGCGGCCCGTCTCATACCTAGATCGGTGTTAAGTGGCCTTCAGTTGGGACTGGGGATGATGCTGGCCTATATGAGCTTCGGTCTGATGGCCACCTCATTGCCCCTGGGAATTGTCACGTTGGCGATAGTGGGGATTACCCTGAAGCTTTGTCCGAACTGGCCGGTGGCGCTAATCGGGCTGATCGGCGCTGTTGTACTGGGTACGTTGCTGGGCGCGCCGGGCCTCATGCTTCCCCTGGCCGATCCAGTTGCATTTACATTGCCTGAGTTGCCGGGCATCGGCGATTGGCAGCAAGCGGTGCCCACGCTGGTTTTACCCCAGCTGGCTCTGACATTAACCAACGCCATCGTGCTGACGACACTGGTGGTTGGTGATTACTTCGGCGAGCAATCCCATCGCGTCACGCCCGCCCGGTTGTCGGTATCCACTGGCCTGGCCAATCTCTTTCTGGTTCCCCTCGGCGCCTTGCCCATGTGTCATGGAGCGGGCGGTGTGGCCGCGCACCACCGGTTCGGTGCGCGCACTGGCCTGGCTCCCGTGTTGCTGGGAACGGGCTTGCTCATGATTGCGATAATACCGGGCGGGCTTTCAGTTATTGCGGCCATTCCGATGGCGGGTCTCGGAGCCCTGTTGTTCGTAGCGGCCGCCGAGCTTGGGTTGTCCCGGCGTCTTTGGGCAGCCAAACCGTCGTGTTGGCCTGTCATCGGGATAACTGCACTGGTGACGGTCTGGGTAGATCCGTTCTTCGGGCTGCTGGCCGGGGTGGCGTCAGAAACGTTTCGGGCGGCCTGGCTGCGTGGACAAGAGGTTGCCTAG